A genomic window from Pseudoalteromonas piratica includes:
- the sdhA gene encoding succinate dehydrogenase flavoprotein subunit, translating into MAISTREFDAVVIGAGGAGMRAALAISESGKTCALISKVFPTRSHTVSAQGGITVALGNSHEDNWEWHMYDTVKGSDYIGDQDAIEYMTKTGPEAITELENMGLPFSRFENGRVYQRPFGGQSKNFGGEQAARTAAAADRTGHALLHCLYQQNVKNKTNVFSEWYALDLVKNDKGDVVGCTAIDIESGEVVYFKSKAVVLATGGAGRIFASTTNAHINTGDGVGMATRAGISMQDMEMWQFHPTGIAGAGTLVTEGCRGEGGYLLNKDGERFMERYAPNAKDLAGRDVVARAMMTEIREGRGCEGPWGTHIKLKLDHLGAEMLNLRLPGVCDLSKTFAHVDPAKEPIPVIPTCHYMMGGVPTNVNGQVINVDGAGNEKLVEGLFAVGEIACVSVHGANRLGGNSLLDLVVFGRAAGNFLGQYLKDAEISKDASESDLEAAMARFNRWETSKPGQGEDPVQIKKDLQKCMQLNFSVFREGDAMATGLTELKEIRERLQHARLDDKSSEFNTQRIECLELDNLMETAYSTAVAANFRTESRGAHSRFDFPERDDENWLCHSVYSPVTEEMSKREVNFSPKTREAFPPKARTY; encoded by the coding sequence GTGGCTATTTCAACAAGAGAATTTGACGCTGTAGTAATTGGTGCCGGTGGTGCGGGTATGCGTGCTGCACTGGCTATCAGTGAATCAGGTAAAACTTGTGCCCTTATTTCAAAAGTATTCCCAACCCGTTCACATACGGTGTCTGCACAAGGTGGTATTACTGTTGCTTTAGGTAATTCCCATGAAGATAACTGGGAATGGCACATGTACGACACGGTAAAAGGTTCTGATTACATCGGTGACCAAGACGCGATTGAATACATGACCAAAACGGGTCCTGAAGCAATTACAGAATTAGAAAACATGGGTTTACCATTTTCACGTTTTGAAAATGGCCGTGTTTATCAACGTCCTTTCGGTGGTCAATCGAAAAACTTTGGTGGTGAACAAGCTGCACGTACTGCAGCTGCCGCTGACCGTACTGGTCACGCGCTTCTTCACTGTTTATACCAACAAAATGTTAAAAACAAAACAAATGTGTTCTCAGAGTGGTACGCATTAGACCTTGTTAAAAACGACAAAGGTGACGTTGTTGGTTGTACTGCTATCGATATCGAAAGCGGCGAAGTTGTTTACTTCAAATCTAAAGCGGTTGTTCTAGCAACCGGTGGTGCAGGTCGTATCTTCGCATCAACAACAAACGCGCACATTAACACGGGTGACGGTGTTGGTATGGCAACACGTGCTGGCATTTCAATGCAAGACATGGAAATGTGGCAGTTCCACCCAACGGGTATTGCAGGTGCAGGTACACTTGTAACTGAAGGTTGTCGTGGTGAAGGTGGTTACCTTCTAAATAAAGACGGCGAACGTTTCATGGAACGTTACGCACCAAACGCTAAAGACTTAGCAGGTCGTGATGTTGTTGCTCGTGCAATGATGACAGAAATCCGTGAAGGCCGTGGTTGTGAAGGCCCATGGGGTACGCACATCAAACTTAAGTTAGACCACTTAGGTGCTGAGATGCTAAACCTACGTCTTCCAGGTGTTTGTGATCTTTCTAAGACATTCGCACACGTTGACCCTGCAAAAGAGCCAATTCCAGTAATCCCAACATGTCACTACATGATGGGTGGTGTACCAACTAACGTTAATGGTCAAGTTATTAACGTAGATGGTGCAGGCAATGAGAAATTAGTTGAAGGTTTATTCGCAGTAGGTGAAATTGCATGTGTATCTGTACACGGTGCAAACCGCTTAGGCGGTAACTCACTACTTGACCTTGTTGTATTTGGTCGTGCAGCGGGTAACTTCCTTGGTCAATACCTAAAAGATGCTGAAATTTCGAAAGACGCATCTGAATCTGATCTAGAAGCAGCGATGGCTCGTTTCAATCGTTGGGAAACTTCTAAACCAGGCCAAGGTGAAGATCCAGTACAGATCAAGAAAGACCTACAAAAATGCATGCAGCTTAACTTCTCGGTATTCCGTGAAGGTGATGCAATGGCAACAGGTCTTACAGAGCTTAAAGAAATTCGTGAACGCTTACAGCACGCACGTCTTGACGACAAATCATCTGAGTTCAACACGCAACGTATTGAGTGTTTAGAGCTAGATAACTTAATGGAAACTGCGTACTCAACAGCTGTTGCTGCGAATTTCCGTACAGAAAGCCGTGGTGCACATTCGCGCTTCGATTTCCCAGAGCGTGACGATGAAAACTGGTTATGTCACTCAGTTTATAGCCCAGTGACGGAAGAAATGTCTAAGCGTGAGGTGAACTTCTCACCTAAAACACGTGAAGCCTTCCCACCTAAAGCACGTACTTACTAG
- the sdhD gene encoding succinate dehydrogenase, hydrophobic membrane anchor protein, translating to MVVNQASLKRDGVQDFVSLRATALVLASYALFILGYFLSTPTVTFEAWQGLFSNLAVKVYTLTALVCMMIHTRIGLWQVLTDYIKCSKLRAILGFFLNLMAFSYVVIGFFVLWSV from the coding sequence ATGGTAGTTAATCAAGCATCTCTAAAACGCGACGGTGTACAAGATTTTGTATCATTACGTGCAACAGCACTTGTATTAGCGTCATATGCTCTGTTTATCTTAGGGTATTTCCTTTCTACTCCAACAGTAACGTTTGAAGCGTGGCAGGGTTTATTTTCAAACTTAGCAGTAAAAGTGTATACATTAACTGCACTAGTTTGCATGATGATTCATACCCGTATTGGTTTGTGGCAAGTTTTAACTGACTATATTAAATGTTCAAAACTGCGTGCAATCCTAGGCTTTTTCCTAAACCTAATGGCGTTCTCATACGTAGTTATTGGTTTCTTTGTTCTTTGGAGTGTGTAA
- the sdhC gene encoding succinate dehydrogenase, cytochrome b556 subunit → MKKQRPVNLDLSTISMPATAKASILHRISGVALFFALSFVIWAWSESLSSPQGFEFVKSLFTGFIAKFIAWGAVIALLYHLVAGVRHLLMDMGRFEELDSGNASAKFVIALWVVLAVLAGVWIW, encoded by the coding sequence GTGAAAAAGCAAAGACCTGTAAATCTAGATTTATCTACTATCTCGATGCCAGCAACTGCTAAAGCTTCAATTCTTCACCGTATTTCAGGTGTAGCGTTGTTCTTCGCTTTATCTTTTGTAATTTGGGCATGGTCTGAATCACTTTCTTCTCCTCAAGGTTTTGAATTCGTCAAGAGCCTGTTTACCGGGTTCATTGCCAAATTCATTGCATGGGGTGCGGTAATCGCGCTTCTGTATCATTTAGTAGCGGGTGTTCGTCACTTACTAATGGATATGGGTCGTTTTGAAGAATTAGATTCAGGTAACGCAAGTGCTAAATTCGTAATTGCACTTTGGGTTGTATTAGCCGTGTTAGCAGGAGTATGGATATGGTAG
- a CDS encoding citrate synthase produces the protein MADKKATVHIDGLDPIELPIYSGTAGQDVIDVRTLGSHGYFTFDPGFMSTGSCESAITYIDGAKGVLLHRGYAIDDLAEKSSYIELCYLLLNGELPNAEQLAGFENEITTNTMLHEKIGAFFQGFRVDSHPMAMLCGVVGALSSFYHKDLDITDPAQRHRSAVRLIAKLPTIAAMCYKYNIGQPFVYPRNDLSYAENFLHMMFSVPAEKYEVSPVLAKAMDRIFMLHADHEQNASTSTVRLAGSSGANPYACISAGIASLWGPAHGGANEACLTMLEEIGSVDRIDEYVAKAKDKNDPFRLMGFGHRVYKNFDPRATVMRETCHEVLKELNIEDPLLDVAMRLEQIALEDPYFIEKKLYPNVDFYSGIILKAIGIPTSMFTVIFAMSRTVGWISHWDEMLSQPGQKIGRPRQLYTGETKRDYKDVTSR, from the coding sequence ATGGCAGACAAAAAAGCCACGGTCCATATTGATGGGCTAGATCCTATCGAACTTCCAATTTACTCTGGCACAGCTGGTCAGGACGTTATCGACGTTCGTACCTTAGGCAGCCATGGTTACTTTACGTTCGACCCGGGTTTCATGTCTACTGGTTCATGTGAATCAGCTATCACTTACATTGATGGCGCTAAAGGTGTTTTATTACACCGCGGCTATGCGATTGATGATTTAGCTGAAAAATCAAGCTATATCGAGCTTTGTTACTTACTTTTAAACGGTGAGCTTCCAAATGCAGAGCAGTTAGCTGGTTTTGAAAATGAAATCACAACTAACACAATGTTACACGAGAAAATTGGTGCATTCTTCCAAGGTTTCCGTGTAGATTCTCACCCAATGGCAATGCTATGTGGTGTTGTTGGTGCACTTTCTTCTTTCTACCACAAAGATTTAGACATTACAGATCCAGCACAACGTCACCGTAGCGCTGTTCGTCTAATTGCTAAGTTACCTACAATTGCGGCAATGTGTTACAAGTACAACATCGGCCAACCGTTTGTTTACCCTCGTAACGATCTAAGCTACGCAGAAAACTTCTTACACATGATGTTCTCTGTACCTGCTGAAAAGTATGAAGTAAGCCCTGTACTTGCAAAAGCAATGGACCGAATCTTTATGCTTCACGCGGACCACGAACAAAACGCGTCAACATCGACTGTACGTTTAGCTGGTTCTTCAGGCGCTAACCCGTATGCATGTATCTCAGCTGGTATTGCATCACTTTGGGGCCCTGCACACGGTGGTGCTAACGAAGCATGTCTAACAATGTTAGAAGAAATCGGTTCAGTAGACCGTATCGATGAGTACGTTGCGAAAGCAAAAGATAAGAACGACCCATTCCGTCTAATGGGCTTCGGTCACCGTGTTTACAAGAACTTCGACCCACGTGCAACAGTAATGCGTGAAACGTGTCACGAAGTACTTAAAGAGCTTAACATTGAAGATCCACTACTAGACGTAGCAATGCGTTTAGAGCAAATCGCACTAGAAGACCCATACTTCATCGAGAAGAAACTTTACCCTAACGTAGATTTCTACTCAGGTATCATTCTTAAGGCGATCGGTATTCCAACAAGCATGTTCACTGTAATCTTTGCAATGTCACGTACTGTTGGTTGGATCTCACACTGGGATGAGATGTTATCTCAACCTGGTCAGAAGATCGGTCGTCCTCGTCAGTTATACACTGGTGAAACAAAGCGTGATTATAAAGACGTAACGTCTCGTTAA
- a CDS encoding aminotransferase class V-fold PLP-dependent enzyme: protein MLDNQKIRSQFPFFKHTESVYLDNGATTQKPQNVIDAITEFYTCHNANVHRGVSEFASNTTALYEQARTKLAQFCQVDAEQIVWTKGATEAINLVASSIDAHIEKDDVIIISSLEHHANIVPWQTLCKRTGATLHILPIDANGVLNLDVSLAMINTLKPKLMAISHASNTLGNILPIQSLLDAAHAINAITLVDGAQAMQHLRPNIRALNCDFYVLSAHKMFGPTGVGALIAKPHSLSLLSTYQTGGEMIERVSFNESSFRQGNARFEAGTPNIAGVIGFSAALDFMGSSEMATQLAVEKALYQYTLNALKQIDGIKIYGDLNNNIGTISFNYKDEHNLDVATLLDQAGIIVRSGNHCTQPLINLLGVAGTIRVSLSCYNNVDDIDRFIVALKQAIELLD, encoded by the coding sequence ATGTTAGATAATCAAAAAATCCGTTCTCAATTCCCATTTTTTAAACACACTGAGTCTGTTTATTTAGATAATGGTGCAACCACACAAAAACCTCAGAACGTTATTGATGCAATTACCGAGTTTTATACTTGTCACAATGCCAATGTGCATCGTGGCGTCAGTGAATTTGCCTCAAATACCACCGCCTTATACGAACAGGCACGCACAAAATTAGCACAATTTTGTCAGGTAGATGCAGAACAAATTGTTTGGACCAAAGGCGCAACCGAAGCGATAAACCTTGTTGCCAGTTCAATTGATGCACATATCGAAAAAGATGATGTCATTATTATCTCATCGCTTGAGCACCACGCAAATATTGTCCCCTGGCAAACGCTGTGTAAACGCACCGGCGCGACGCTTCACATTCTGCCAATAGATGCAAATGGTGTACTCAATTTAGATGTTAGTTTAGCCATGATTAATACACTAAAGCCAAAACTGATGGCGATTAGTCATGCATCAAATACCTTAGGTAATATTTTACCAATACAAAGCTTGCTTGATGCCGCGCATGCCATCAATGCCATTACTTTGGTTGATGGTGCACAAGCGATGCAACATCTAAGGCCAAATATTCGTGCGCTTAATTGTGACTTTTATGTGCTATCTGCACACAAAATGTTTGGGCCAACCGGCGTTGGTGCATTAATCGCTAAACCTCACAGTCTATCTTTACTGTCAACCTACCAAACTGGTGGCGAAATGATCGAGCGCGTTAGCTTTAATGAATCAAGTTTTCGCCAAGGTAATGCGCGATTTGAAGCAGGCACGCCGAATATCGCCGGCGTGATTGGTTTTTCTGCAGCACTTGATTTTATGGGCTCAAGCGAGATGGCAACGCAACTAGCTGTTGAAAAAGCGCTCTATCAATACACGCTAAACGCACTTAAACAGATTGATGGAATAAAAATTTACGGCGATTTAAACAATAATATCGGCACAATTAGTTTTAACTACAAAGATGAGCATAACCTAGACGTTGCGACCCTACTCGACCAAGCCGGCATTATTGTACGTTCAGGTAACCACTGTACTCAGCCATTGATAAATCTACTCGGTGTTGCGGGTACCATTCGTGTCAGTTTAAGTTGCTATAACAACGTCGATGACATTGATCGCTTTATTGTTGCATTAAAACAAGCTATAGAATTACTAGATTAA
- a CDS encoding SufE family protein: MTEQYQRLKQQFIAKKAWQDKYREIMLLGKQLPKLPAELKVDHAKVNGCESNVWLYVDFDESEKHIVVTADSDTRIVKGLIYIISTLVNGLTVDEIKRINIQTEFNELGLLQHLSPSRGNGILAIADAITQFAIQTDD, from the coding sequence ATGACAGAACAATATCAAAGATTAAAACAGCAGTTTATCGCTAAAAAAGCATGGCAAGATAAGTACCGTGAAATTATGTTGCTTGGTAAACAGTTACCAAAATTACCAGCTGAACTCAAAGTTGATCACGCAAAAGTGAATGGCTGCGAAAGCAATGTTTGGCTTTATGTCGATTTTGATGAAAGCGAAAAGCATATAGTGGTGACGGCGGACTCTGATACACGCATCGTGAAAGGGCTCATTTATATTATTTCTACATTGGTTAACGGCTTAACTGTGGATGAAATTAAGCGCATAAATATTCAAACTGAGTTCAATGAATTGGGGCTTTTACAGCACTTGAGTCCAAGTCGTGGTAATGGTATTTTAGCGATTGCGGATGCGATTACACAATTTGCAATACAAACTGATGATTAA
- the tcdA gene encoding tRNA cyclic N6-threonylcarbamoyladenosine(37) synthase TcdA — MTESYQNRFGGIARLYGIEQQKLLNNAHFCVVGIGGVGSWVAESLARTGLGNITLIDLDDICVTNVNRQIHALTSTIGEAKVDAMASRINEINPDCNVSVIDDFLTLENIREHIEKFDYVIDCIDQVKVKAALIAHCKRNKLPIITIGGAGGQIDPSQIRIGDVAKTKQDPLLAKVRYLLRKQYNFSSNPKRKFGLDCIYSEEQLVYPSSDGSVCHAKAGADGNMNMDCQTGFGSLTMVTGSFAFFAAAKSVKKYLEKCERNNQS; from the coding sequence ATGACAGAGTCTTATCAAAATCGTTTTGGCGGCATTGCGCGCCTTTACGGAATTGAACAACAAAAACTGCTTAATAATGCCCATTTTTGTGTTGTTGGCATTGGCGGTGTGGGTAGTTGGGTCGCTGAAAGTTTAGCGCGTACGGGACTTGGTAACATTACCTTAATTGATTTAGATGATATTTGCGTTACCAACGTTAACCGTCAAATCCACGCGTTGACATCGACTATTGGCGAGGCGAAAGTTGATGCCATGGCAAGTCGAATTAACGAGATAAACCCTGATTGTAATGTGTCAGTTATCGATGACTTTTTAACACTTGAGAATATCAGAGAACATATTGAAAAATTTGATTATGTTATTGATTGTATTGATCAAGTAAAGGTTAAAGCGGCACTTATTGCCCATTGTAAGCGCAACAAATTACCGATTATCACAATAGGTGGCGCAGGCGGGCAAATCGATCCAAGCCAAATCAGAATAGGGGATGTGGCTAAAACCAAGCAAGACCCATTGCTTGCGAAAGTACGCTATTTACTGCGTAAGCAATACAACTTTTCAAGTAATCCAAAACGTAAATTTGGTCTGGATTGTATTTATTCAGAAGAGCAATTGGTGTACCCATCAAGTGACGGCAGTGTGTGTCATGCGAAAGCCGGTGCTGATGGCAATATGAATATGGACTGTCAAACAGGTTTCGGCTCGTTAACCATGGTGACAGGTAGTTTTGCGTTTTTTGCAGCGGCAAAAAGTGTGAAAAAATACTTAGAAAAATGTGAGCGTAACAATCAAAGTTAG
- a CDS encoding pseudouridine synthase yields MSYPIVFACDEFYVVNKPHDVSFHSENGEGFFVLFEKQVNEKLYPVHRLDKMTSGLVIVARTKQAAAEFGDLFSQKHKSTLEKYYLAVAQGKPTKKQGWVKGDLVKARRGCYKLQKTMENPSVTRFQSQLIEPSLRLYLLQPITGKTHQLRVVLKSLSVPILGDERYGGEHSERGHLHAYAIKFTFANTPYHFSVKPCGGLFEHSETKKLIEQWHTPWHEFN; encoded by the coding sequence ATGAGTTATCCAATAGTATTTGCATGCGATGAATTTTATGTGGTGAATAAACCCCATGATGTAAGCTTTCATAGCGAAAATGGAGAGGGTTTTTTTGTACTGTTTGAAAAGCAGGTGAATGAAAAGCTCTATCCAGTACATCGCTTAGATAAAATGACATCGGGTTTAGTTATTGTTGCGAGGACTAAACAAGCTGCTGCAGAATTTGGTGATTTGTTTAGTCAAAAGCATAAAAGTACACTGGAAAAATACTATTTAGCCGTTGCTCAAGGTAAGCCAACAAAAAAGCAGGGTTGGGTAAAAGGCGACTTGGTTAAAGCGCGTCGAGGGTGCTATAAACTGCAAAAAACCATGGAAAACCCGTCTGTAACGCGGTTTCAATCGCAGTTAATTGAGCCCAGTTTACGTCTTTATTTGCTCCAACCAATTACAGGTAAAACGCACCAGCTGCGGGTTGTGCTTAAAAGCCTATCGGTGCCTATTTTAGGTGATGAACGCTATGGCGGTGAGCATAGCGAACGTGGTCATTTGCATGCATATGCGATTAAATTCACCTTTGCTAATACACCATACCATTTTAGTGTTAAGCCATGCGGTGGCTTATTTGAGCACAGTGAAACAAAAAAGCTTATCGAACAATGGCACACGCCTTGGCACGAATTTAATTAA
- the kdsB gene encoding 3-deoxy-manno-octulosonate cytidylyltransferase has protein sequence MEFVVIIPARYASSRLPAKPLADIQGKPMVQHVYEKALASGAKRVIVATDHSEIEAAVKRFNGEVLMTREDHESGTERLAEVVTKLNLPDDTIVVNVQGDEPLIPPQNIAQVASLLASDSAPMATLSVEIDDIEEALNPNAVKVVADNYNNALYFSRATIPYDRNRFLGKDEISEIGDFYQRHIGIYAYRAGFIKEYITLDVSPLEQIESLEQLRVLYHGKKIKVQMAIEAPQPGVDTPEDLAKVNAFLSK, from the coding sequence GTGGAATTCGTAGTCATTATTCCAGCGCGCTATGCGTCGAGCCGGTTACCGGCTAAACCACTGGCTGACATACAAGGCAAGCCAATGGTGCAGCACGTATATGAAAAAGCGCTGGCATCAGGTGCAAAACGGGTAATTGTCGCAACTGATCATAGTGAGATAGAAGCGGCTGTTAAACGCTTTAATGGTGAAGTTTTAATGACTCGTGAAGATCATGAGTCGGGCACAGAACGCCTTGCTGAAGTGGTGACAAAACTTAACTTACCAGATGACACAATCGTGGTGAATGTACAAGGTGATGAACCGTTAATTCCACCGCAAAACATCGCGCAGGTAGCAAGTTTGTTAGCATCTGATTCAGCACCCATGGCAACGTTAAGCGTGGAAATCGACGATATTGAAGAAGCCCTTAACCCTAACGCGGTAAAAGTTGTGGCTGATAATTACAATAATGCGTTGTATTTTTCGCGTGCCACGATTCCGTATGATCGAAACCGCTTTTTAGGCAAAGATGAAATTTCTGAAATTGGCGATTTCTATCAACGCCATATTGGTATTTATGCGTATCGTGCTGGTTTTATAAAAGAATATATTACCCTTGACGTATCTCCGCTTGAGCAAATCGAATCGTTAGAGCAGCTACGTGTTTTATATCATGGCAAAAAGATAAAAGTACAAATGGCAATCGAAGCGCCGCAGCCAGGTGTTGATACGCCTGAAGATCTCGCTAAGGTGAATGCTTTTTTAAGCAAGTAA
- a CDS encoding Trm112 family protein has product MAFDTKLLEIIACPVTKGHLKFDRESLELISTQAKLAYPVRDDIPVLLEEEARELSLEEVEKWNS; this is encoded by the coding sequence ATGGCGTTTGACACAAAATTACTCGAAATCATTGCTTGCCCTGTAACAAAAGGTCATCTTAAATTTGACCGCGAGAGTTTAGAACTTATTAGCACTCAAGCAAAACTGGCTTACCCAGTAAGAGATGATATTCCGGTATTGCTTGAAGAAGAGGCACGCGAATTATCACTTGAAGAGGTTGAAAAGTGGAATTCGTAG
- the lpxK gene encoding tetraacyldisaccharide 4'-kinase translates to MNVIEKSWYQKFGITWLLLPLSALFYLITLYRFYRKRKLQLATDTPKVIVVGNIAVGGTGKTPFTLFLVDHLKQKGLSVAVISRGYGGQIQSQPLLVTDDISPEVCGDEPKLIAIRTGAPVVVCPNRNLSIDYLKKHINPDVIIADDGLQHYQMARAIELCIVDGKRQFGNGFVIPAGPLREAKSRIQHVDLTITNGTAVGNGYQLAVDGVYGIVDGLKVSNLCSPVHLVSAIGNPSRFEQSVTEQNILVHGHTIFKDHHTYSESDFAALDGSILMTEKDAVKCQSFAKANWYYLKVTAKPTKQLVDKLDQLLIEKGIHNHGV, encoded by the coding sequence ATGAATGTGATTGAAAAAAGCTGGTATCAAAAATTTGGTATTACTTGGCTTTTATTACCGTTAAGTGCGCTGTTTTACCTAATTACGCTTTATCGCTTCTATCGCAAGCGAAAATTACAATTGGCGACTGACACACCAAAAGTCATTGTTGTGGGTAATATTGCGGTAGGTGGCACAGGCAAAACACCCTTTACCTTGTTTCTTGTCGATCATTTGAAGCAAAAAGGTTTATCTGTTGCGGTTATTTCACGTGGCTATGGTGGTCAAATTCAAAGCCAACCTTTATTAGTGACCGATGACATATCGCCAGAGGTCTGTGGTGATGAACCTAAGTTGATAGCCATTCGTACAGGAGCACCTGTTGTAGTGTGCCCAAACCGAAATTTAAGTATCGATTATTTAAAGAAGCACATTAACCCTGATGTGATTATTGCTGATGATGGATTGCAACATTACCAAATGGCGCGTGCTATAGAACTTTGCATTGTTGATGGGAAACGTCAATTTGGTAATGGCTTTGTTATTCCGGCCGGTCCACTTCGCGAAGCGAAAAGCAGAATACAACATGTTGATTTAACCATTACTAATGGCACAGCAGTGGGTAACGGTTACCAGCTAGCGGTAGATGGTGTATATGGCATAGTTGATGGGCTAAAAGTTTCCAATTTATGCAGTCCAGTTCACTTAGTGAGTGCAATAGGTAATCCCAGCCGCTTTGAGCAAAGTGTAACTGAGCAGAATATTCTGGTGCACGGGCATACTATTTTTAAAGATCATCACACATACAGTGAAAGTGACTTTGCCGCACTAGACGGTTCAATCTTAATGACTGAAAAAGATGCGGTAAAATGCCAATCATTCGCGAAAGCTAATTGGTATTATTTAAAAGTTACCGCTAAACCGACTAAACAACTGGTCGACAAACTCGACCAGTTATTAATTGAAAAAGGGATCCATAATCATGGCGTTTGA